In Rana temporaria chromosome 3, aRanTem1.1, whole genome shotgun sequence, a single window of DNA contains:
- the PEX11A gene encoding peroxisomal membrane protein 11A: MCLTRAFTMDGFVKFTNQSQGRDRLFRATQYACMLLSYMLENKAGREKVVMKLKRVESNMSSGRKLFRLGNFIHAIEASKAALQLSDPALCYCLTAANLNRVLYFLCDGVLWAVSVGLVSDINKAKWRLRATRCYFYSLLFHLARDLYVIKRSMEEEGGGRKRYENGSVCGRGPHLNHSNSIVKVLENFLTIFYLSLRHNPPVLLDTIKNICDLLSPLAWLGVYQTNPGILGVSGLVSSIIGIITLAQPILKLR, translated from the exons ATGTGTCTGACACGAGCGTTTACTATGGATGGATTTGTAAAGTTTACGAACCAAAGCCAAGGAAGAGATCGACTTTTCAG AGCTACTCAGTATGCATGCATGTTGCTTAGTTATATGTTAGAGAATAAAGCTGGCAGAGAGAAAGTGGTAATGAAGCTCAAACGGGTGGAATCTAACATGAGCTCTGGCCGTAAAT TGTTCCGACTTGGCAACTTTATACATGCCATTGAAGCTTccaaagctgctctccagctctcAGATCCTGCCTTGTGTTACTGCTTGACAGCTGCCAATCTAAACCGCGTTCTTTACTTCCTGTGTGACGGCGTGCTCTGGGCGGTCAGCGTGGGGCTGGtgtctgacatcaacaaggccaaGTGGAGGCTTCGAGCGACCCGCTGCTATTTCTATTCTCTCCTCTTTCATCTGGCCAGGGATTTATATGTAATTAAGAGAAGCATGGAGGAAGAGGGCGGAGGGAGGAAGCGATACGAAAATGGCAGTGTGTGTGGCAGAGGACCGCACCTCAACCACAGCAATTCCATCGTAAAAGTCCTTGAGAATTTCTTAACCATCTTCTACCTGAGCCTCAGACACAACCCACCTGTATTACTGGACACCATCAAAAATATCTGTGACCTTCTTAGTCCTCTTGCCTGGCTAGGAGTCTACCAAACCAATCCGGGAATTCTTGGTGTAAGTGGCCTGGTGTCTTCCATTATAGGCATTATTACATTGGCACAACCTATATTAAAACTAAGATAA